In the genome of Conger conger chromosome 8, fConCon1.1, whole genome shotgun sequence, one region contains:
- the LOC133135779 gene encoding protein mono-ADP-ribosyltransferase PARP11-like, translating to MGTFEEDQNMEIIEEDMRWFYEAEGGEWHMFGVNPTDQCPLTNWLIEVEYHINPNGCMDYRIADCIYRLDFSVMKQINLSTGVQRPIRRRCSTIGHRSTDGKPIPTPSLWETDLPCQIISLDSGTQECQGVVKMFAKTIPDASIRSIRRIQNIPLWESFCRKKAELTQIKKMPMEERWLFHGTPHRNIQAICTSNFDLKFAGSNGSVYGKGIYFARNASYALKFCGGQGKCNGITPSKTIILARVLVGEFTLGDRNLGEAPSKDRTNTSFYDSCVDRFSNPNIFVVFDRNQVYPEYLIDFDLL from the exons ATGGGAACCTTCGAGGAAGATCAGAATATGGAAATCATCGAGGAGGATATGCGTTGGTTTTACGAGGCTGAAGGCGGAGAGTGGCATATGTTTGGT GTAAACCCAACTGATCAATGTCCTTTGACCAATTGGTTAATTGAAGTAGAGTACCACATTAATCCGAATGGATGTATGGACTACCGCATAGCCGATTGTATTTACCGATTGGATTTCTCAG TAATGAAACAGATCAACTTATCAACTGGAGTGCAGCGACCAATTAGGCGTCGCTGTTCTACTATTGGCCACAG GTCTACTGATGGTAAACCTATACCTACTCCTTCCCTTTGGGAAACAGACCTCCCATGCCAG ATAATCTCACTTGACAGTGGTACCCAAGAATGTCAAGGTGTAGTGAAGATGTTTGCAAAGACAATTCCAGACGCTTCCATCAGGTCAATAAGGAGAATACAGAACATCCCTCTGTGGGAGTCCTTTTGCCG GAAGAAAGCAGAGCTGACACAGATCAAAAAGATGCCTATGGAAGAGAGATGGTTGTTCCATGGTACGCCCCACAGAAACATTCAGGCCATATGTACTTCTAATTTTGACTTGAAGTTTGCGGGAAGCAACGGTTCTGTCTATGGAAAAG GGATTTATTTTGCAAGAAATGCAAGCTACGCGCTGAAATTCTGTGGTGGCCAAGGGAAATGTAATGGCATAACACCATCAAAGACCATCATCCTGGCTCGGGTCCTGGTAGGAGAGTTTACACTGGGTGATCGAAACCTGGGTGAAGCCCCTTCCAAAGATCGGACCAACACAAGCTTCTATGACAGCTGTGTAGATAGATTCAGTAACCCTAACATTTTTGTGGTCTTCGACAGAAACCAGGTATACCCCGAGTATTTGATTGATTTTGATTTACTTTAG